One region of Synechococcus elongatus PCC 11801 genomic DNA includes:
- a CDS encoding MBL fold metallo-hydrolase, with translation MPESAVPTVIAKPPQLVFDGLWAFAPNRDTLGGTAYFLKLPHGNWLIDAPAWHAETRAFLEEQGGLHGLFLTHRGAFGKAIAIQQHFNCDLVVQEQEAYLLPGARVTTFEREQAIAPQLTAIWTCGHTPGSACLYWEGQGGVLFTGRHLLPTREGGVAPLRTAKTFHWPRQLRNTQLLCDRFSPETLNWICPGASSGLMRGRKAIASAYERLQQLDWSGLSEAQPLL, from the coding sequence GTGCCTGAATCTGCTGTTCCTACTGTGATTGCTAAGCCACCGCAATTGGTTTTCGACGGCTTGTGGGCTTTTGCGCCCAATCGCGACACCTTGGGTGGAACAGCCTACTTCTTGAAGTTACCCCACGGAAACTGGCTGATTGATGCACCAGCTTGGCATGCAGAAACCCGTGCTTTTCTAGAGGAACAGGGCGGACTCCATGGGCTGTTTTTGACCCATCGCGGTGCTTTTGGCAAAGCGATCGCCATTCAGCAACACTTCAACTGCGACTTGGTCGTACAAGAGCAAGAGGCCTACCTATTGCCAGGTGCGCGCGTCACTACCTTTGAACGGGAACAGGCGATCGCACCGCAACTAACGGCGATTTGGACCTGTGGCCATACCCCTGGTTCGGCCTGTCTGTATTGGGAGGGACAGGGTGGTGTTCTCTTTACCGGTCGCCATCTGCTGCCAACCCGTGAAGGGGGTGTTGCCCCTCTACGCACTGCCAAAACCTTTCACTGGCCGCGCCAGCTCCGTAATACCCAACTGCTCTGCGATCGCTTCAGTCCTGAAACCCTGAACTGGATCTGTCCAGGGGCTAGTAGTGGCTTGATGCGCGGTCGCAAGGCGATCGCCTCTGCCTATGAGCGCCTGCAACAGCTCGACTGGTCAGGATTATCAGAGGCTCAACCACTTCTGTAG
- a CDS encoding DUF1269 domain-containing protein produces MSSLVVVGFPNAQEAEEVRIKLAQLQTEHLIALEDAVVVSKDSEGHVKLNQAINLTATGAVSGGFWGTLVGLLFLNPLAGAAIGAAAGALSGSLSDIGINDDFLREVGETLQVGSAALCLLIREATPDRILKELRSYAKDARILQTNLSFADEENLKAALEKAKAEAQALRLN; encoded by the coding sequence ATGAGCTCCCTCGTTGTTGTGGGTTTCCCCAATGCTCAAGAAGCAGAAGAAGTTCGCATCAAATTAGCCCAGCTCCAAACGGAACATTTAATTGCCCTTGAAGATGCTGTGGTTGTCAGCAAGGATTCCGAAGGGCACGTCAAACTCAATCAAGCCATTAATCTGACTGCAACAGGGGCCGTCAGTGGTGGTTTTTGGGGGACTCTTGTTGGTCTTCTCTTCCTCAATCCCTTAGCTGGCGCAGCAATCGGGGCTGCTGCGGGTGCCCTCAGCGGTTCCTTGAGCGACATCGGCATTAACGATGATTTTTTGCGTGAAGTTGGTGAAACCCTACAAGTTGGCTCAGCAGCCTTGTGCTTGCTGATCCGAGAAGCAACCCCCGATCGCATTCTCAAAGAATTGCGTTCCTATGCCAAGGATGCTCGCATTTTGCAAACTAACTTGAGTTTTGCCGATGAAGAAAACCTCAAAGCAGCGCTTGAAAAAGCAAAAGCTGAAGCTCAGGCATTACGCCTCAACTAA
- the tmk gene encoding dTMP kinase, with the protein MKPGYFIVLEGIDGCGKSTQLQRLVEWLPSTSLLQPGQAIVATREPGDTALGQALRSLLLTKDWADQPLQPMAELLLYAADRAQHVETVLKPHLSAGAIVICDRYVDSTLAYQGYGRGLDQTAIAQLNALATAGLRSDLTLWLDLPVAIAAERRQARGQADRMEAAGLAFQERLRQGFQTIAQAEPDRVVRIDADGDPDQVAARIQAVVQQRWPR; encoded by the coding sequence TTGAAACCGGGTTACTTCATTGTCTTAGAAGGGATTGACGGCTGTGGCAAAAGCACCCAGCTGCAACGGTTGGTTGAGTGGTTGCCCAGTACTTCGCTCCTCCAACCTGGTCAAGCCATCGTTGCAACACGGGAGCCGGGAGATACGGCGCTGGGGCAAGCCCTGCGATCGCTGTTGCTCACCAAGGATTGGGCTGATCAGCCGCTGCAACCAATGGCAGAATTGCTGCTCTACGCTGCTGATCGTGCCCAGCACGTTGAGACAGTGTTGAAGCCACATCTTTCTGCTGGAGCGATCGTCATCTGTGATCGCTACGTCGACTCCACCTTGGCCTATCAGGGCTATGGGCGCGGTTTAGATCAGACGGCGATCGCCCAACTGAATGCCTTAGCCACAGCAGGGTTGCGCAGTGATTTGACCCTTTGGTTGGATTTGCCTGTAGCGATCGCGGCAGAACGCCGCCAAGCTCGAGGTCAGGCTGATCGCATGGAAGCCGCAGGACTCGCCTTTCAAGAGCGGCTGCGCCAAGGCTTCCAAACTATTGCTCAGGCGGAACCCGATCGCGTGGTGCGCATTGATGCGGACGGGGACCCTGATCAGGTGGCAGCTCGCATTCAAGCTGTGGTGCAACAGCGCTGGCCTCGCTGA
- a CDS encoding GntR family transcriptional regulator gives MIRFHIQADSEIPASTQLYNQIHFAIASRQYPPGHKLPSTRQLAMQTGLHRNTISKVYRLLEEDGVVEAQAGSGIYVRGGNEPRETARSHRLRKQYPDVDQQIRDHIDALLQQGCSLSEIRELFLAEVDWRLRCSASVLVTTPLQDLGAAELMYRELSQALGVPVEVVPLEELGAVLKQKDSGTVVTSHYFFQEAEAITASLGARTIALDLYDYREELAFLSQQKEGSCIGIVSISPGILRAAEIIIHSLRGEALLIMSCQPNDQTKLEAMLRSASVIICDQSSIDSVKQRVSALRDDLIRLPRLFCSKSYISEASIALLKRELGLS, from the coding sequence ATGATTCGTTTTCACATTCAGGCCGATAGCGAGATTCCTGCATCGACACAGCTGTATAACCAAATTCATTTTGCGATCGCTTCCCGTCAGTATCCGCCTGGGCATAAACTACCCAGCACCCGTCAGCTGGCCATGCAGACGGGACTGCATCGCAACACCATCAGCAAGGTCTATCGCCTCCTCGAGGAGGATGGTGTCGTTGAAGCCCAAGCAGGCTCCGGTATCTACGTCCGAGGTGGCAATGAACCCCGAGAAACAGCGCGCAGTCATCGGCTGCGCAAGCAATACCCTGACGTTGACCAGCAGATTCGCGATCACATCGATGCCTTGCTGCAGCAGGGGTGTTCCTTGTCCGAGATTCGCGAGCTTTTTTTGGCTGAAGTGGACTGGCGGTTGCGCTGTAGTGCTAGCGTCCTCGTCACGACTCCTCTGCAGGATCTGGGGGCCGCAGAATTGATGTATCGAGAGCTGTCCCAAGCCCTAGGGGTGCCGGTAGAAGTGGTGCCCCTCGAAGAGCTAGGGGCTGTCCTCAAGCAGAAAGATAGTGGCACAGTGGTGACCAGCCACTACTTCTTCCAAGAAGCGGAAGCAATTACTGCATCGCTGGGGGCCCGCACGATCGCGCTGGATCTGTACGACTACCGCGAAGAGCTGGCGTTCCTTAGCCAGCAAAAAGAAGGCAGCTGCATTGGTATCGTCAGCATCAGCCCAGGCATTTTGCGGGCGGCAGAAATCATCATCCATAGCTTGCGCGGTGAAGCGCTGTTGATCATGTCTTGCCAGCCCAATGACCAAACTAAGTTGGAAGCCATGCTGCGCAGCGCCTCGGTGATCATCTGTGATCAGTCGAGCATCGACAGCGTCAAACAGCGGGTGAGCGCCCTGCGCGACGATCTCATTCGTCTACCCCGACTGTTCTGCAGCAAGAGTTATATCAGCGAAGCCTCGATCGCCTTGCTCAAACGGGAATTGGGACTGAGTTGA
- a CDS encoding DNA polymerase III subunit delta': MNPFEPLIGQDLAVQLLMAACDRDRLAPAYLFAGPDGTGRGLAARCWAPLLLADQSGRVERGNHPDLLWVEPTYSQQGNLIPASQAQAQGIQRRTPPQVRLEQIRQVSQFLARPPLKAPRSLVVIEQTETMAEAAANGLLKTLEEPGQATIILIAPSPEVLLPTLVSRCQRIPFYRLSDQAMAEVLQRHGFSEILDAPAVLALAQGSPGAAIAHWQQLQALPTDLRDRLQRRPPSLQASLELAQAIDASLDVEAQLWLCRYLQQQGWLQQQLQSSQLLQLEQAQKQLRAFVQPRLVWEVLLSNWVQDAEGN; the protein is encoded by the coding sequence ATGAATCCCTTTGAACCGCTGATTGGCCAAGACCTCGCAGTTCAGCTACTGATGGCTGCTTGCGATCGCGATCGGCTCGCCCCCGCTTATTTGTTTGCAGGGCCGGACGGTACTGGTCGTGGCTTAGCTGCCCGTTGCTGGGCACCGTTACTGCTAGCCGATCAGTCTGGACGAGTGGAGCGGGGTAACCATCCCGATTTGCTCTGGGTGGAACCAACCTACTCCCAACAAGGCAACCTGATTCCTGCGAGTCAAGCGCAAGCACAGGGGATTCAGCGGCGGACACCACCGCAAGTCCGGTTAGAGCAAATTCGCCAGGTCAGTCAATTTCTGGCGCGACCTCCCCTCAAAGCACCGCGATCGCTAGTGGTGATTGAGCAGACAGAAACCATGGCCGAAGCTGCCGCCAATGGCCTACTCAAAACCCTGGAAGAACCGGGACAGGCCACCATTATCCTGATCGCGCCCAGCCCTGAGGTTTTGCTACCCACGCTGGTTTCTCGCTGTCAGCGGATTCCTTTTTACCGCCTCTCTGACCAAGCGATGGCTGAAGTTTTGCAGCGCCATGGTTTCAGCGAAATCCTTGATGCTCCTGCCGTTTTAGCCCTGGCTCAAGGCAGCCCGGGGGCTGCGATCGCCCACTGGCAACAGCTGCAAGCTTTACCCACGGACCTGCGCGATCGCCTTCAACGGCGCCCCCCATCCTTACAAGCCAGCTTGGAACTGGCCCAAGCAATCGACGCAAGTCTTGATGTAGAAGCTCAACTGTGGCTATGTCGCTATTTACAGCAGCAAGGCTGGCTGCAGCAGCAGCTACAGTCCAGTCAACTCCTGCAACTGGAACAAGCCCAAAAGCAGTTGCGGGCTTTTGTTCAACCGCGCCTCGTCTGGGAAGTCCTCCTCAGCAATTGGGTTCAAGACGCTGAGGGAAACTGA
- the glgX gene encoding glycogen debranching protein GlgX has protein sequence MTVSSRRSASTVAVDPGQSYPLGATVYPTGVNFSLYSKYATGVELLLFDDPEAAQPQRTVRLDPHLNRTSFYWHVFIPGLRSGQVYAYRVFGPYAPDRGLCFNPNKVLLDPYARAVVGWQHYSREAAIKPSNNCAQALRGVVVDPTDYDWEGDRHPRTPYARTVIYELHVGGFTKHPNSGVAPEKRGTYAGLIEKIPYLQSLGVTAVELLPVHQFDRQDAPLGRENYWGYSTMAFFAPHAAYSSRHDPLGPVDEFRDLVKALHKAGIEVILDVVFNHTAEGNEDGPTLSFKGLANSTYYLLDEEAGYRNYTGCGNTVKANNSIVRALILDCLRYWVSEMHVDGFRFDLASVLSRDADGNPLSDPPLLWAIDSDPVLAGTKLIAEAWDAAGLYQVGTFIGDRFGTWNGPFRDDVRRFWRGDQGCSYALSQRLLGSPDIYSKDQWYAGRTINFVTCHDGFTLHDLVSYSHKHNWANGEQNRDGTNDNYSWNYGHEGETTDPTVLSLRERQQRNLLATLFLAQGTPMLTMGDEVKRSQQGNNNAYCQDNEISWFDWSLCDRHADFLAFSRRLIELSQSLVMFQQNELLQNEPHPRRPYAIWHGVKLKQPDWALWSHSLAVSLCHPREQEWLYLAFNAYWEDLRFQLPRPPRGRVWYRLLDTSLPNLEACHLPDDAKPCLRRDYTVPARSLLLLMARA, from the coding sequence ATGACTGTTTCCTCTCGTCGCAGTGCATCAACCGTTGCCGTAGATCCCGGGCAAAGCTATCCCTTGGGAGCAACCGTTTATCCAACAGGGGTCAACTTTTCGCTCTATTCCAAATACGCCACAGGCGTTGAACTGCTGCTCTTCGATGACCCAGAAGCCGCCCAACCCCAGCGAACCGTCCGACTCGATCCCCATCTGAATCGCACCTCGTTTTACTGGCACGTTTTTATTCCTGGCCTGCGATCGGGTCAGGTGTACGCTTACCGCGTCTTCGGTCCCTACGCACCCGATCGCGGCCTCTGCTTTAACCCCAATAAGGTATTGCTCGATCCCTACGCGCGTGCCGTGGTGGGCTGGCAGCACTACAGTCGTGAAGCCGCAATTAAACCCAGCAACAACTGTGCTCAAGCCCTACGCGGTGTCGTTGTCGATCCGACTGACTATGACTGGGAAGGCGATCGCCACCCACGTACACCCTATGCCCGCACGGTGATCTACGAGCTGCATGTGGGGGGCTTCACCAAGCATCCCAATTCCGGCGTCGCTCCCGAAAAACGCGGTACCTATGCAGGGCTCATTGAAAAAATTCCCTACTTGCAATCCCTAGGCGTAACAGCCGTTGAGTTGCTGCCTGTCCACCAGTTCGATCGCCAAGATGCTCCTTTGGGGCGCGAGAACTACTGGGGCTACAGCACCATGGCCTTCTTTGCCCCTCACGCGGCCTACAGCTCTCGCCATGATCCGCTCGGGCCGGTGGATGAGTTCCGTGACCTCGTCAAAGCGCTACATAAGGCGGGGATTGAGGTCATCCTCGATGTGGTTTTTAATCACACCGCCGAGGGCAATGAAGATGGTCCAACGCTGTCCTTCAAAGGGCTGGCGAACTCAACCTACTATCTCCTTGATGAAGAAGCGGGCTATCGCAACTACACCGGTTGCGGCAATACCGTAAAAGCCAATAACTCGATCGTGCGGGCGCTGATTCTCGATTGCCTGCGCTATTGGGTCTCGGAAATGCATGTCGATGGCTTCCGTTTTGACCTCGCATCGGTGCTGAGCCGCGATGCAGACGGCAATCCACTCTCGGATCCGCCGCTACTGTGGGCGATCGATTCCGACCCAGTTTTAGCGGGCACCAAACTGATTGCCGAAGCTTGGGATGCTGCAGGTCTCTATCAAGTCGGTACCTTTATCGGCGATCGCTTTGGAACCTGGAATGGTCCCTTCCGGGATGATGTGCGTCGCTTTTGGCGTGGTGATCAAGGCTGTTCTTATGCGCTGAGCCAGCGGTTACTGGGCAGCCCAGATATCTACAGTAAAGACCAGTGGTATGCCGGTCGCACCATCAACTTTGTCACCTGTCATGATGGCTTTACGTTGCATGACTTAGTGAGCTATAGCCATAAGCATAACTGGGCAAATGGTGAGCAGAATCGTGATGGGACGAATGACAATTACAGCTGGAATTACGGTCATGAGGGTGAGACAACTGATCCAACTGTTCTGAGCTTACGAGAACGCCAGCAACGCAACCTCTTGGCTACTCTTTTCCTTGCCCAAGGAACGCCGATGCTGACCATGGGAGACGAAGTGAAACGGAGTCAGCAGGGCAACAACAACGCTTATTGCCAAGACAATGAGATCAGTTGGTTTGATTGGTCCTTGTGCGATCGCCATGCTGATTTTCTGGCTTTCAGCCGTCGCTTGATTGAGCTTTCGCAATCGCTTGTGATGTTCCAGCAGAATGAGCTGCTGCAGAACGAGCCGCATCCGCGTCGCCCCTATGCGATTTGGCATGGTGTCAAACTCAAACAACCCGATTGGGCCCTGTGGTCACACAGTCTTGCAGTTAGTCTTTGCCACCCCCGCGAACAGGAATGGCTGTACTTGGCCTTCAATGCCTACTGGGAAGATCTGCGTTTCCAATTGCCGCGTCCACCCCGTGGTCGGGTTTGGTATCGCCTGCTCGATACCTCGCTGCCTAATCTGGAAGCCTGTCATCTCCCCGATGATGCCAAACCCTGCTTGCGTCGCGACTACACTGTCCCCGCGCGATCGCTCTTGCTGTTGATGGCCCGCGCCTAA
- a CDS encoding site-2 protease family protein, with product MLFLLLWLVLLAVGSYWMLQRSVPRLSRTPVWLLWLVLMMPALVWIGWGLLLGQQGGQLPFVVFLLPLLLSSLLYWTLLQWGRLPPSRAISPSQEEATAIAATTEALTAASTAPTRSLTAEEEALVRQCFPFDRFNLQRLEYRYQAVICRGNLRGDPALVYEQVRTALQQQFGDRFLLMLREDNAGKPFFALIPNPLRQQPRLALKPGLAIVLLGLTLLTTTVVGFVLSYAGQLTEIQPQLAQSLEENPAALLRGLPYALSLLAILGVHEFGHFWAARQHRLQASLPYFIPVPAFLGTFGAFVRIRSPIPDRKALFDVGVSGPLAGLVITLPLLIWGLTQSQVVPMPERSGLLSFSALDPGVSILMGIVSHLSLGDRLDVGQALQLHPVAIAGYLGLIVTALNLIPVGQLDGGHIVHAMFGQRQGAVIGQVARLCVLALSFVRSELLLWALLLLLLPVADEPALNDLSELDDRRDGIGFFALLMLILIVLPLPPVLQQWLTAL from the coding sequence ATGCTTTTTTTGCTTCTCTGGTTAGTCCTTTTGGCCGTCGGTTCCTATTGGATGTTGCAACGCAGCGTCCCTCGGTTAAGTCGCACACCCGTCTGGCTACTCTGGCTCGTGTTGATGATGCCGGCCTTAGTCTGGATTGGCTGGGGACTGCTCCTCGGGCAGCAGGGAGGACAGCTCCCATTTGTGGTTTTTCTACTGCCATTGCTGCTCAGCTCTCTGTTGTATTGGACACTCTTGCAGTGGGGACGACTACCACCGAGTCGGGCAATCTCTCCCAGCCAAGAGGAGGCGACTGCGATCGCAGCAACGACAGAAGCCCTCACCGCCGCCAGCACAGCACCGACCCGATCGCTGACCGCCGAGGAAGAAGCGCTAGTGCGGCAATGCTTTCCCTTCGATCGCTTCAACTTGCAGCGACTGGAGTATCGCTATCAAGCGGTGATTTGTCGGGGGAACTTGCGTGGCGACCCAGCTTTGGTTTACGAACAGGTGCGAACTGCTCTGCAGCAACAGTTTGGCGATCGCTTTTTATTGATGCTGCGCGAAGACAACGCCGGTAAGCCCTTCTTTGCCCTGATCCCCAATCCTCTCCGCCAGCAACCCCGCCTCGCACTAAAACCAGGTCTAGCCATTGTGTTGCTGGGGCTCACCCTGCTAACTACGACGGTGGTGGGCTTTGTGCTCAGCTACGCGGGCCAACTCACCGAAATCCAGCCTCAGCTTGCCCAGTCGCTCGAAGAGAATCCAGCGGCACTGCTGCGTGGTCTACCTTACGCACTGTCGTTGCTGGCGATTCTTGGCGTTCATGAGTTTGGACACTTCTGGGCAGCCCGTCAACATCGCCTGCAAGCCAGCCTGCCCTACTTTATTCCCGTTCCTGCATTCCTCGGGACGTTTGGGGCGTTTGTTCGTATCCGCAGCCCCATTCCCGATCGCAAAGCCCTGTTTGATGTCGGTGTCTCAGGCCCCCTCGCAGGATTGGTGATCACGCTGCCGCTGTTGATTTGGGGGCTCACACAATCGCAGGTGGTGCCGATGCCTGAGCGATCGGGCCTGCTCAGTTTTTCGGCTCTAGATCCTGGTGTCTCGATTTTGATGGGGATTGTGAGCCATCTCAGCTTGGGCGATCGCCTCGATGTGGGCCAAGCGCTGCAACTGCATCCAGTGGCGATCGCGGGTTACTTAGGTTTGATTGTCACCGCCTTGAATCTCATCCCTGTGGGTCAGCTAGATGGCGGCCATATCGTCCATGCGATGTTTGGTCAACGCCAAGGGGCTGTCATTGGTCAGGTAGCACGCCTCTGTGTTCTCGCCCTTTCGTTTGTGCGATCGGAACTCTTGCTCTGGGCACTGTTGTTATTGTTGCTGCCCGTCGCTGATGAACCAGCTCTCAATGACCTCAGTGAACTGGACGATCGCCGAGACGGAATTGGCTTTTTTGCTCTCTTGATGCTCATCCTGATTGTTCTGCCCTTGCCACCGGTCTTGCAGCAGTGGCTGACCGCACTTTAA
- a CDS encoding chorismate lyase: MASIDRRVSTLQGWHALQTLWRGDQRAVLQGLPQTQLAPAWQLLLLGDGSPTRHLQLLTGEPTAVDVIEMEPIADRDDGAPAPIRAIAGPRLRRQVWLRTASGQRLAYATSWWTQQRVDTYLRDRAQPIWANLADLRTELYRDIQGIEYGHSTALSEAFGHSGPFWGRYYLFWHQGQPITLIYEVFSPAIAAYLGPSSPLPQLQ; this comes from the coding sequence ATGGCTTCCATCGATCGCCGTGTATCTACCTTGCAAGGTTGGCACGCCTTACAGACTCTCTGGCGCGGTGATCAGCGAGCCGTATTGCAAGGCTTGCCCCAAACACAACTTGCTCCGGCTTGGCAGCTCCTCCTCCTCGGCGATGGCTCACCCACCCGTCATCTGCAGCTGTTGACGGGAGAACCCACAGCCGTCGATGTCATTGAGATGGAACCGATCGCGGATCGGGACGATGGAGCACCGGCTCCCATTCGGGCGATCGCGGGGCCCCGACTCCGGCGGCAGGTCTGGTTGCGAACTGCTTCAGGACAGCGGCTAGCCTATGCCACCTCTTGGTGGACGCAACAACGGGTCGATACCTATCTCCGCGATCGCGCTCAGCCGATTTGGGCCAATCTCGCCGATCTGCGCACAGAACTCTATCGCGATATCCAGGGTATCGAATATGGTCATAGCACTGCCCTGAGCGAGGCCTTTGGCCATTCCGGTCCGTTTTGGGGCCGCTACTACCTGTTTTGGCACCAAGGTCAGCCAATTACCCTGATCTACGAAGTGTTTTCACCCGCGATCGCTGCCTATCTCGGGCCGAGTTCACCACTGCCTCAGCTTCAGTGA
- a CDS encoding dienelactone hydrolase family protein translates to MTIAIATEWVKVPAPDLEIDAYVAAPSEPGHYPAVVVIQEIFGVNSHIRSVAERLARQGFVAIAPAIYQRTAPGIELNYTVEDMAIGSRHKELTTASQLLSDIEAVITYLRSRPDTNAESVGTIGFCFGGHVVYLAATLPAVQATASFYGAGIATFTPGGGAATLSRTAEIGGTVYAFYGTTDPLIPLEEIDQVEAALTTASDRHRVFRYAAGHGFFCDQRPDYVPAAAADAWEKVLELYRSTL, encoded by the coding sequence ATGACGATTGCGATCGCCACTGAATGGGTGAAGGTGCCGGCACCCGATCTCGAAATTGATGCCTACGTGGCTGCCCCCAGCGAGCCTGGCCACTACCCTGCAGTTGTGGTGATTCAAGAAATCTTTGGCGTCAATAGTCATATTCGTTCCGTGGCTGAACGCTTGGCTCGGCAAGGCTTTGTGGCGATCGCCCCTGCCATTTACCAGCGCACTGCACCGGGTATTGAGCTGAACTACACCGTCGAAGACATGGCGATTGGCAGTCGTCATAAGGAACTGACCACTGCATCTCAACTGCTGAGCGACATTGAAGCCGTGATTACCTATCTGCGCAGTCGTCCCGACACGAATGCAGAAAGCGTGGGCACGATCGGCTTCTGCTTTGGGGGACATGTGGTCTATCTGGCAGCAACCCTGCCGGCAGTGCAAGCAACTGCTTCGTTCTATGGCGCAGGGATCGCCACCTTTACCCCCGGTGGTGGAGCAGCAACCTTGAGCCGGACAGCAGAGATTGGAGGTACAGTCTATGCCTTCTATGGCACGACTGATCCGCTGATTCCCCTAGAGGAAATCGACCAAGTCGAAGCAGCGCTCACGACTGCCAGCGATCGTCACCGCGTCTTCCGCTACGCGGCCGGACATGGATTCTTCTGTGATCAACGGCCAGATTATGTGCCGGCCGCCGCTGCCGATGCCTGGGAGAAAGTGCTGGAACTCTACCGAAGCACGCTGTAG
- a CDS encoding response regulator transcription factor yields MKPRILVIDDDSAILELVAVNLEMSGYDVRKAEDGIKGQALAVQLVPDLIMLDLMLPRVDGFTVCQRLRRDERTAEIPVLMLTALGQTQDKVEGFNAGADDYLTKPFEVEEMLARVRALLRRTDRIPHAARHSEILSYGPLTLIPERFEAIWFNRTVKLTHLEFELLHCLLQRHGQTVAPSEILKEVWGYDPDDDIETIRVHIRHLRTKLEPDPRHPRYIKTVYGAGYCLELPADADIPQHADQFPSAS; encoded by the coding sequence ATGAAACCTCGCATCCTCGTGATCGATGATGACTCAGCGATTTTGGAGCTAGTTGCCGTCAATCTAGAGATGTCTGGCTATGACGTGCGCAAAGCTGAGGACGGCATCAAAGGTCAAGCCCTGGCAGTGCAATTGGTGCCTGATTTGATCATGTTGGACTTGATGCTGCCGCGTGTTGATGGGTTCACCGTCTGCCAGCGGCTACGGCGCGATGAACGTACTGCTGAAATTCCGGTGCTGATGCTGACCGCTCTGGGACAGACGCAGGACAAAGTTGAAGGCTTCAACGCTGGCGCTGATGACTACTTGACCAAGCCCTTTGAAGTTGAGGAAATGCTGGCTCGGGTGCGAGCTTTGCTGCGCCGCACCGATCGCATCCCCCATGCGGCTCGACATAGTGAAATTCTCAGTTATGGCCCACTGACTCTAATCCCTGAGCGTTTTGAGGCTATTTGGTTCAACCGCACCGTCAAGCTGACTCACCTAGAATTTGAGCTGTTGCACTGCCTCTTGCAGCGGCACGGCCAGACCGTCGCGCCCAGTGAAATTCTGAAAGAGGTCTGGGGCTACGATCCCGACGACGACATCGAAACAATTCGTGTCCACATCCGCCATCTGCGCACCAAGCTCGAACCCGATCCGCGGCATCCGCGTTACATCAAAACTGTCTATGGGGCGGGCTACTGTCTTGAACTGCCTGCTGATGCGGATATCCCCCAGCATGCTGATCAGTTTCCCTCAGCGTCTTGA